A region of the Anaerolineales bacterium genome:
GGGCGTGAGCATCGATGCGGCCTGCGGTATCGGATTTTGCGCCGAGCACGCGGCCATCGCCCAGATGGTGACGAAGGGGGAATCGCGGATCGCGAAGATCGCGGCGATGACCGCCGACGGCAACTTTCTCCCGCCGTGCGGACGCTGCCGGGAGTTGATGTGGCAAGTCGACCGCGGAAACCTGCAGGCGGAGATCCTCCTTAGCGGATCCAAATCCGTGCGGCTGGAGGAGCTCCTACCCCTGCGGTGGTCGGAAGGGGAATAAGGCGGCGCGATGGAAGCGACGCGCATGGATCGCCGGCGTCAGGGCCTCCAGCAAGACCGCAGCCTCTTCACGGTGATCTCTTTCCCTTTCGGCTCGGCCGCCGTCGTTTGGAGGAAAACGGCCGGAAAACCGAGAATTCAGCGGATCTTCCTGGAGGAAACCCTTTCACCGGTCCGGAAGGCCAGACAGCAGTTCCCCGGAGTTAAATCCTCCTCCGGAGAGGATATCGCGGAAATCCTCGAGCGGATGCGGTTGTTCCTTCGCGGCCAATCGGTGACGTTTTCTCTTGAAGGAATCGCCTTGGAAAGGTGTGGGCGATTCCAGAGAAAAATCCTGCAGGCGGAATCCCGCATACCCCGCGGATGGGTCAGCACATACGGACGGCTGGCCGCACGGATCGGAGTGGGAGGCGGCGGCCGGGCGGCTGGAAAGGCGTTGGCGGAAAACCCGTTTCCGATCCTGATCCCGTGCCACCGCACGGTCAGGGCGGACGGAACCTTGGGCGGATTTCAAGGGGGAGTGCGGATGAAACGAGAATTTCTAGAAATGGAAGGGACGGTTTTTTCTGGTGACGGCCGAGTGGTAATGAAAAATGTGTATTATTAGCGACGGGGCGGGGGTTGTGTGCGCACTTGCGCGCCGCCCGGCTGCGCCCAAGAAGCGGAAAGACCGGCCGGGAGCGTGGGAATCGTAGAAACGCGAAAAAGGCTCCGAAGGAAGTCAAGGGAATGAAAATTCCAATATCGCGAATCATCGCATATCTCCTGACAGCCTGCAGTGTGGCCTTCGCCGCCGGTTGCGCAAACCCGTCCGGCGGATTCGGCGCTTCGGCCACCGAATTTCCGGATTCGGAGAAATCCTATTGGCCGACCGCAGGCTGGCTCACGTCCGCGCCGGAGGAGCAGGGTTTGGACGGGGCGAAGCTGGACGGGATGCTTAAGCAAATCCGAGCGGAGAAGCTGGACTTGCACAGCATAGTGGTGATCCGGCATGGGTATATCGTCCACGAGACGTATTTCAAAAATCAAACGGCGGACGAGAAGCATGCCCTCTATTCCGTCACCAAAAGCTTCCTGTCCGCCCTGATCGGGATCGCGGTGGAGGAGGGGGGTATCTTCGGGATCGGACAGGAGGTTCTGGATTTCTTTCCCGGGACGCTGTTTGAAAACCCCGATCCGCGCAAGGAAGCCATGACCCTGGAGGATTTGCTGACGATGCGCTCCGGCCTGGCTTGGCTGGAAGCCGACGAGACCTTCCGGGAGCTCTACAGCACCGTCGATTGGGTGAAGTTCATGCTCGATCTGCCGATGGCGGACGTTCCGGGAACCGCGTTCAATTATTGTTCCGGGTGCAGCAACCTGCTTTCGGCCATCCTGCAGGTGGCGACCATGAAGACGGCGGAGGAATACGCCGCCGAACATCTCTTTCCCCGAATCGGGATCGCCGATTACCGGTGGGAAAGCGATCCGGCGGGGGCTTCGGTCGGAGGCTGGGGGCTGTATCTCACGCCGCGCGATATGGCCAAACTCGGATTGTTGTACCTGCGCGGCGGGGAGTGGGACGGGCGGCAAATTGTGCCTGCGGATTGGGTGCGCGAATCGACCCGCAAACACACCGCCACCGGCGGCGCGTTCGGATACGGATATCAATGGTGGATCTATCCCCGCTGGGGCGCCTACGCGGCCCTCGGACGGGGCGGGCAGATGGTCTTCGTAATCCCGGAATCCGATCTGATCGTCGTCACCACGGCGGATATGCCGGATCACGACGACCTCTTCGAGTTGATCGAGGATTTCATCCAACCGGCTCTGAGCGATTGACCGCGCACGAGCAGGATGCGGATCGACACTGACGGCGGCGTCATCCGTCCGGTCTCGGCGCGTGCGGTAAGGGCGTTGCAATCCGGTTCTGCTTGAAGCCATAGAGGAAGCTTCGCCTTCATCGGCGCCCGCGATGACCTCGCTTTACCCAAGCCTTGCGGAGGAAGTAGGCATGCCCTGCTACATGATCATTGATTCGAAAATCCTCGACCCCGTTCCGTATCGGGAGTACCAATCCAGAGTGGCGGAGATCGTGGCCAAATATGGGGGAAAATATCTGGCGCGGACGCGGCAGGTTTACGCCTTGTCGGAAACTTGGCGTCCGGAAAGACTGATACTTTTGGAATTTCCGAACCAGCAAAAAATCCGCAAATGGCTCGCCTCGGCAGAATACCGGGCCATCGCGCCGCTCCGGGAGGCAGGGGCGGAGACGAAAGCTATTATTGTGGAAGGATCGATCGATTAATTTTTGAAACAGAAAAACGGCAAAAAAGAAGTAACAAATCCGGCTTCGCATAGTCACTATGAAGTTTCTTCATTAATAAGTGGATTTTTTACTTCCATATTTTCCTTAATTTGTTGTTCTTTCATTTCCCATTATTTTTCTTGAGATGATAGATCCTGAAAATGCTAAGGCGCCTTTTCAGACATTTCACAGCGACCGGCTTGCCAGTCTCTTCACATTAAAAAAGGATGACCCTCCTGTAAATTAAGCAGCCTGCTTTCCCTTTCACTTTTTTTTTATGCCACTCTCTGGTTATCCCTGTTTTTTCACTTCGCGAGGGCGGACGCCGGCATGACGACCACTGGCCGAGAAATTATGTTTGAAGAAATCAAACCAAGTGACATTTATCGCAGATGCATTGCGCCTTTGCCCTATAAAAGAGCAATTTAATTCTACAACACACAAAACAGATATCGTCTGAAAAAGCCGGGTTACTTCCTAAGGTAACACTTGACAAAGGGTTGCTATGGAATATAAACATAAACAAGTTTTTATTGAAAACTAGTTTATTTCAAAGGAGATTACGTGGACGAGCAAATTGAAACCGCCGTCAAACGCGGGCGCGCCTATTGGTTCGCCGACGGATTCACGGAGATCCTCGGAGGGATCTTCCTGATCCTGGTTTCGAGCGTGATCTTCCTGCGCGGGATCGACGGCCAAGCGGAGTTCCTGCCGCAATTCGCTTCCACCGCGGTGGACATCGGACTCGTCAAGCTGGCCGCGTTCCTGGCGATCATCCTGGCCATCTGGTGGCTGAAGGACCGCTTCACCTACCCGCGGACCGGCGTGGTCCAGGGCAAACGGATCATGCCGGGCATCATCCTGACCTTCATCCGTAACGTCATCCTGGCCGCCATTCTGCCGGTGCTGGGGCTGCTGGCGGGGTTTGTTTTCGTGCCGTCCTTTCGCGGGGTTCTGGCCTCCATACCGGCCTGGCTCCCGATCCTGGTCGGAATACTGTGGGGCGTTCTGTTCTACAGCTCGGGCGAGTGGATGGGCCTGCGACGGTTCCGGATTATGGGCGGGCTGACTCTTCTGGCCGGGTTGGGGGTCGGCGCGTGGCAGGCCCTGCTCGGGTTTCCGAGCCTTGCCGCCGACGCGCTACAGGCGGATTGGCTCCAGCCGATGCCGGAGGCGATGCGCGCGTCGCTGGACGAGCTCCTCAGCCGGTTATTCGTCGGGATGAGTGTGTTGAGCACCGTTACCGGGGTGATCCTGATTATCGCGGGATCCGCCACCTTCCTGCTCTACCGCAGGGAGAACCCCTTCCCGTATCGGGAGGAAGAATGACCGGGCAGCTGCGCGGCCTCGCCGAGTTGAATCGGGTGATCCATGAGCCGTCCCGGCTGCTTCTGGTGGCGCTGCTCTCGTCGGTCGAATCCGCGGACTTCCTCTTCCTCCTCAAGGAGAGCCGCCTGACCAAAGGCAACCTCTCGGTGCATCTGATGCGGCTCGAGGAGGCGGGATATCTCACCGTGAAGAAATCCTTCCGCGGGAAGATCCCGCACACCGAATTCCGCCTGACCGCCAAGGGCCGGACGGCGTTCGACGAATATCGCAAGAGCATGGGTTCGATTATGGGTGAGGGCAAAGGAAAACGGTAATCCCCGAATCCTTTGAACAGTCCGGCGGTTGGATCCGCAACCGCAACGGCGATCCGCGCGGCTCCGGCCGTGCGGGGATGCGCGTCCGGCGCCGGCAAGACGGTCTGCCGGCGAGGAGGAAAATATGGATCTGTCTATTGAAACGAGACAATTGTCGAAGGCTTACGGCGCGGTGCGGGCCGTGGATTCGGTCGACCTGCGCGTCGGGCGCGGCGAAATCTACGGCTTCCTCGGCCTCAACGGCGCGGGGAAGACGACGACCATCCGCGCCCTGCTCGGGATGATCAAACCCAGCGCCGGATCCGTGCGGGTTATGGGGGAACCGGTCGGGCCGCACGGGCGCGGTCCCTGGCGGCGGATCGGACACATGGTCGAGCGTCCCTCCGCCTACCCGGACCTGACCGTCCGGGAGAATCTTGAAATAGCGCGGCGGCTGCAGGAGTACACCGATTCCTCCGCGACCGACCGCGTGATCGGCCTGCTGCATCTCGGAGAGTATGCGGGCCGCAAAGCGGGGACTCTCTCGACCGGCAACCTCCAGTGCCTGGCGCTTGCGCGGGCGCTGCTCCACGAGCCGGAGCTGGTCGTCCTCGACGAGCCGGCCAACGGGTTGGATCCGGCGGGCGTCGTCGAGATCCGCGGACTGCTCGCTGGACTGGCAAAGGAGAAAGGCGTGACGGTATTCATGTCGAGCCACATTCTCACCGAAGTCGACCGGCTCGCGGACCGGATCGGCATCATCCACAAAGGCCGGTTGATCGAGGAGCTGCGGGCAGGACAGTTGGAAGAACTGCGCGCCCGACGGCTCGTCGTGAAAACGCGCGACTTGCCGAAGGCGCAGCAAACGCTGGTCCGGGCCGGTTGCGACCCCAAGCTCGCCGACGGTTCGATTTACCTCGGCGATGAACGGTCGATCAACGCGCCGGATCGGATCGCCGAGCTGTTGGTGGGCGACTGTGTTCCGCCCACTCATTTGGCGGTGGAGCAGGAAGACCTCGAGCAGCATTTTCTGAAACTGACGCATTAAGACCTGACAGGTCTTCATGTTATGCGAAATGGAGAAATGAACATGACTTCTTTCTATACCGCTTTCTGGACTGAATCCCTGAAGGCTTTCCGATCCAAGGTGCCGTGGATTACCTTCGCCGCGTTTTCGGCATTCCCTATCATCGGCGGCGTGTTCATGATGATCATGCGCAACCCCGAGCAGGCGCGGGCGATGGGCCTCGTCGGCGCCAAGGCGCAGCTGCTCAGCGGGGGAACCGTCGATTGGCAGTCGTATTTCGATTTCCTTTCGGTGGGGACCGCGGGGGCGGGGGCGATCCTGTTCGCTTTCATTTTCGCCTGGGTGTTCGGGCGCGAGTTTTCCGATCACACCGCCAAGCAACTGCTGGCGCTCCCGACCCGCCGGGAGACGATCGTCTGGGCGAAACTGCTGCTATCCACCCTCTGGATCCTGTGTCTGGGAGTCTGGATTTTTCTTCTCGGCATTCTTGTCGGTGCCGCAATCTCGCTCCCGGGTTGGTCGTCCGGCGCGGTCCGGACCGCATTCGGATCCCTGATGCTTTCCACTTTCCTGACCGCCTTGCTCATGCCGCTCGTGGCGCTGTTTGCCAGCGCCGGCCGCGGCTATCTGCCTCCTTTGGCGTGGGCGTTCGGCACGCTGGGCGCGGCCCAGATCGCCGGCCTGATGGGCTGGGGCGACCGTTTCCCGTGGGCCGTGCCGGGCATGGTCAGCATGATGTTCAGCGTTGTCTATGGAGCGCGCGCCGAGGGAGTCGGCGTGCACAGTTACGTCCTGGTGATGCTCACCTGCCTTATCGGCGTCGCGGCCACGATCGCATGGTGGCGCAGCGCGGACCAATCGAAATGAGGGAAAATCCGGCGCCACAAAAAAACGCAAAGAGCGCGGTTATTTTGAGGTCCTCTTTGCGTTCTTCGCGCCTTTGCGGTAAAAAAGGTGTATGAAAATCACCATCGCCGCCGTTGGTTCGCGCGGGGACGTTCAACCGTTTATCGCCCTGGGATCCGGCCTGCAGAAGGCCGGGTTTGAGGTTTTCCTTTCCGCCCCGAAAATATTCTCGGGGCTGATCGCCGCATACGGACTGCACCATATCCCGATCAGCGTCAATCCGCAGCAGATCATGGAGCACCCTTCCATGCAGGCCGCGGCGAAGAGCAACAATCCGGTCCGGCTGATGCGATCAATGTTCCGCGAGGGGCTGCCGCTGATCCGGACCTTTCTGGAGGAAGTGTGTTCTAACTGCCGGGGAAGCGACGCCGTCGTGCTGACGGCGGTTCCCAACGGCGCTCTCGACGCCGCGCAAAAGATGAATGTCCCTTAACTTCAGGCCGGTTTGGGGCCGGTTTATCCGACCGGCAAATTTCCCATGATCGGGATAAATTTTCACGGCCTGCGAATCAGGTTTCTCAATAAAATCTCCTATTCGCTTTACGAATAGGGGATGTGGGTTTTCTTCCGCGGCTTTCAGAATGCCTGGCGCAAGCAAGCCTTGGGCTTGCCGCCGCTGCCGGCCGGCGGACCGGCCGGGATCATCCGCAGGACTGCGCCCCACGTTTTTGGATACAGCCCATCGGTGATCCCGCGGCCGGCGGATTGGCCGTCGGAAGTCCATGTGACCGGATATTGGTTCTGCGATCCGCCGCCGGGCTGGCAGCCGCCGGATGGCCTCAGAGCCTTTCTCGATTCCGGAGCCGCCCCCGTGTACATCGGTTTCGGAAGCATGCCGGATGCGGAGGTCCGCGGAACCACGCAACTTGTCTTGGAGGCGATCCGGATCGCCGGGGTGAGGGGGATCCTGCTCAGAGGGTGGAGCGGGTTGGGGGGCGATGCTCTCCCGGAGACCGTCTTTGCTGTGGATTCGATCCCGCATTCCTGGCTGTTCCCGAGGATGGCGGCGGTTGTTCATCACGGGGGAGCGGGCACCACGGCGGCCGGTTTGCGCGCCGGGGTTCCGTCGATCATCACGCCGTATGCGGCCGACCAATTCGTTTGGGCGAAGCGGGTGTCGGAGCTGCAGCTCGGCCCGAAGCCTGTTTCTTACCATAGCTTGACGGCGCAAAAACTGGCCGATGCGATCCGGCAGGCGGTTGACGATGGGGCCATGCGCGACCGCGCCGCAGATTTTGGCCGTCGCATCGAAGCCGAGCCCGGGGTGGAGAAGGCGGTGGAGATCATCTCCGGATATTTAAGCGGATTGACCCGCTGAGGAAAAGGCGATCCGCCATCGGCCGGGTGTTTTGATGGAGCCGGCTGGTGGAAGGATTGAAACGCGATTGGGTGTTTCATTGCGCCTTCGCGTCTTGGCGGGAAAAAGGCCTCGGGAAAAAGAGGCCGGAAAAGCGAGGTTCAGCCAATACTTTTCCCGGCGGCTGAGGCAATACGGCTGCGGTCCAGCGTATAGCGGATGAACTCCTGCGTCTCCCGGATTTCGTCCGCCTCCGTTTCGGGATTCGGATCGAACCGTCCGGCCAGCGCCCGGTCCACCAGCCTCCCCCAGCGCGCATCCAACTTCGCCTTGGCCCACCCCGCCGCGTCGGATTTCGAGGCGACCGACCCCGTCGCGAGCGTGAAGCCGATCCGGCACATCGTCAGCACCGCGTAGGATTGGTAGCCGCGCCGCATTAGTGGGCTCGGATCGACCAGGAAACTCGCCCACCATTTTTCGAGCGTGGCCCGCATGGCGCTCTGCAACGCCTCCGGCGGCACGGGGTCGATCAGCGTTTTGGGATCCGGGCCGAGGAGCGGGATCCCGCGTTCGCGCACGACGTAATAATGGATCAGCCAGTCCTCGTCGTGGCGGGCCATTTTCAGGCGCACCGGCTTGCCGCGTTCCAGGTTCGGATGCGTCGAAAGCGCCGGATCGTAGCGCCGGACGGCGCCGCGGGAAATGTACGAGCCCTCCAATTCCACCCCCCAGCGCGGATGCTTCGCGGCCAGCCGTTCGTGCATCGCCTGC
Encoded here:
- a CDS encoding methylated-DNA--[protein]-cysteine S-methyltransferase, whose amino-acid sequence is MDRRRQGLQQDRSLFTVISFPFGSAAVVWRKTAGKPRIQRIFLEETLSPVRKARQQFPGVKSSSGEDIAEILERMRLFLRGQSVTFSLEGIALERCGRFQRKILQAESRIPRGWVSTYGRLAARIGVGGGGRAAGKALAENPFPILIPCHRTVRADGTLGGFQGGVRMKREFLEMEGTVFSGDGRVVMKNVYY
- a CDS encoding serine hydrolase, encoding MKIPISRIIAYLLTACSVAFAAGCANPSGGFGASATEFPDSEKSYWPTAGWLTSAPEEQGLDGAKLDGMLKQIRAEKLDLHSIVVIRHGYIVHETYFKNQTADEKHALYSVTKSFLSALIGIAVEEGGIFGIGQEVLDFFPGTLFENPDPRKEAMTLEDLLTMRSGLAWLEADETFRELYSTVDWVKFMLDLPMADVPGTAFNYCSGCSNLLSAILQVATMKTAEEYAAEHLFPRIGIADYRWESDPAGASVGGWGLYLTPRDMAKLGLLYLRGGEWDGRQIVPADWVRESTRKHTATGGAFGYGYQWWIYPRWGAYAALGRGGQMVFVIPESDLIVVTTADMPDHDDLFELIEDFIQPALSD
- a CDS encoding DUF1330 domain-containing protein; the protein is MPCYMIIDSKILDPVPYREYQSRVAEIVAKYGGKYLARTRQVYALSETWRPERLILLEFPNQQKIRKWLASAEYRAIAPLREAGAETKAIIVEGSID
- a CDS encoding transcriptional regulator, with amino-acid sequence MTGQLRGLAELNRVIHEPSRLLLVALLSSVESADFLFLLKESRLTKGNLSVHLMRLEEAGYLTVKKSFRGKIPHTEFRLTAKGRTAFDEYRKSMGSIMGEGKGKR
- a CDS encoding ABC transporter ATP-binding protein, with the protein product MDLSIETRQLSKAYGAVRAVDSVDLRVGRGEIYGFLGLNGAGKTTTIRALLGMIKPSAGSVRVMGEPVGPHGRGPWRRIGHMVERPSAYPDLTVRENLEIARRLQEYTDSSATDRVIGLLHLGEYAGRKAGTLSTGNLQCLALARALLHEPELVVLDEPANGLDPAGVVEIRGLLAGLAKEKGVTVFMSSHILTEVDRLADRIGIIHKGRLIEELRAGQLEELRARRLVVKTRDLPKAQQTLVRAGCDPKLADGSIYLGDERSINAPDRIAELLVGDCVPPTHLAVEQEDLEQHFLKLTH
- a CDS encoding ABC transporter permease, whose amino-acid sequence is MTSFYTAFWTESLKAFRSKVPWITFAAFSAFPIIGGVFMMIMRNPEQARAMGLVGAKAQLLSGGTVDWQSYFDFLSVGTAGAGAILFAFIFAWVFGREFSDHTAKQLLALPTRRETIVWAKLLLSTLWILCLGVWIFLLGILVGAAISLPGWSSGAVRTAFGSLMLSTFLTALLMPLVALFASAGRGYLPPLAWAFGTLGAAQIAGLMGWGDRFPWAVPGMVSMMFSVVYGARAEGVGVHSYVLVMLTCLIGVAATIAWWRSADQSK
- a CDS encoding glycosyltransferase, producing the protein MKITIAAVGSRGDVQPFIALGSGLQKAGFEVFLSAPKIFSGLIAAYGLHHIPISVNPQQIMEHPSMQAAAKSNNPVRLMRSMFREGLPLIRTFLEEVCSNCRGSDAVVLTAVPNGALDAAQKMNVP
- a CDS encoding glycosyltransferase family 1 protein, which translates into the protein MWVFFRGFQNAWRKQALGLPPLPAGGPAGIIRRTAPHVFGYSPSVIPRPADWPSEVHVTGYWFCDPPPGWQPPDGLRAFLDSGAAPVYIGFGSMPDAEVRGTTQLVLEAIRIAGVRGILLRGWSGLGGDALPETVFAVDSIPHSWLFPRMAAVVHHGGAGTTAAGLRAGVPSIITPYAADQFVWAKRVSELQLGPKPVSYHSLTAQKLADAIRQAVDDGAMRDRAADFGRRIEAEPGVEKAVEIISGYLSGLTR
- a CDS encoding DUF4111 domain-containing protein is translated as MTIPPAPFAPYPEVDAVLFDLLDGIGSILGSRLVGLYLDGSLAGGDFDPASDIDFLAVTEEEIDTFKFAALQAMHERLAAKHPRWGVELEGSYISRGAVRRYDPALSTHPNLERGKPVRLKMARHDEDWLIHYYVVRERGIPLLGPDPKTLIDPVPPEALQSAMRATLEKWWASFLVDPSPLMRRGYQSYAVLTMCRIGFTLATGSVASKSDAAGWAKAKLDARWGRLVDRALAGRFDPNPETEADEIRETQEFIRYTLDRSRIASAAGKSIG